The DNA window CGAGGCCGTGGTCGGCCGAAGAAAGTCGGCAGGCATTCCGAAATAGCGGGCAAGGATATCTTGGTCGCGCGCGCTTAGGGACGCGGGCGTGCCGCGTTTGACATATTGTTGAATGTAAGCCGAGTTGCGACCCAGCAGATGTGAGATGCCCGCATAGGTTTCCCCCCTCGCCTGAATCAATTCATCTAAAAAGATGCGCGGCCCCATAGCGATTCCCCCAGATATTAACCATCTTCCTAGGCGATTTCCTATTTTGCAATAGAAACCTGCGGGAAGCGCCTGTTAGCCGCTTTGTGACGCTTAGGCCGGTGACTGCAATGCCGCAGAAAGCCGCTTAAACCCTGAACTTCTTGAGCGGACTGTCCAAGCGATAACGTTCCTCCGCTACCATCTTCGTGAGGCCGAAATTCAGGGTCTTCATAACTACTCTACAGGCCGATGACGGGAAAACCATGGCAAGTTCCTCACCGTCCGCGAAGCGCTGGGCGCCTCCATGCCGTCCGCCGGAGTCGCCTGCGCCTTCGACCGGCAGATGCTGGGGCGCCTCGACGACAGGGGCCATGGCGGCCCCTTCGACCCGGCCTCGCTGACGGAGGATTATGAAGCGGGCCTGCGGCTGGGCGACCTTGGCGGGCGCGGCGTATTCGTGCGGATGCGCGATGCGGACGGCGGAATGGTCGCGACCCGCGAACATTTCCCCGACACGGTGGAAGCCGCCGTCCGTCAGAAAGCGCGCTGGATGGTCGGCATCGCGCTCGCCGGATGGGACCGGCTCGGCTGGCGCGGCGGCCCAGCCGAATGGTGGATGCGCATTCGCGACCGCCGCTCGACTCTTGCCGCGCTCATCCTTTCCGCCGCCTATGCGACGCTCCTGCTCTGGGCGATCCTGATGCTGGCGGGCCTGTTCACCGACATCGCCCCGCCGCCTGCTTCGCCCCGGCTGCGGATGCTGCTCTGGCTCAACCTCTGCCTGATGCTCTGGCGCACCGGGATGCGCGCGGCATTCGTGGGATCGGCCTATGGCTGGCGCTACGGCATCGGTGCGATCCCCCGCACGGTCGTCGCCAACTATATCGCCATCCTCGCCGCCCGCCGCGCCCTTTTCCTCTATGTCCGCTCGCTCCGGGGCCATCCGCTGAGGTGGGACAAGACGCAGCATCATTTCCCCGATCCCGAGAACCTGCCGTGACCGCAGCGCCGGGCCGCCCGCTGCGCTTCTTCGGCGTCGTCCTTGCCGCATGGGTGGCGATGCGTCTGGCAAGCCATGGCGGCATCCCGGCAGACCCGCCCGCCCCGCCCCCGGTCGCCAGCGTTGCATCCATTGCGCCGCGGCTTCCCACCGTTGGGCCGCTTTCGCCGGTTTCCGTAACAGCGCATGCACCCGCGACAGCACTCCGCCCTTCGCCCCGCCTCGCTCCCATCGTCGCCCGGTCATTCGCCGGAGATGGCGGCCCGCTCGATTTCACGCATGGCTCACAGTCCTTCGCCGGCCGTCACCATGGCGGCCTGTCGGAACGCCTTGCCGATTTCGCGCCGGGCGCAGGCATCGCCGCCGTCCCGCTGGCCCCTCCGCCCGATCCGCAGGCCCGCACGCCCGGCCGCTGGCGGGGCAGCGCGTGGATGCTCTGGCGGCCCGATGGCGGCGCTGGCGAAGGCGCAGTCCCGGCGGGACGGCTCGGCGGATCGCAGGCGGGAGTGCGGATCGACTATGACCTGACCCCAGCCACGACGAGCCGCCTCGCCGCCTATGCCCGCCTATCGAGCGCCCTCCGGCAGCCCGCCGCCCCCGAAGCTGCGCTCGGCCTCACCTTCCAGCCGTCCCGCACGCTGCCCGTCAGCCTGGCGGTCGAACGCCGCGCCGCGCTGGGCGACGGCGGCCGCAACGCCATCGCCGCGATGATCGTCGGCGGCTTCGGCCCCACGCCCATCCTCCCCGGCGTGGAAGCGACAGGCTATGCGCAGGCAGGCATCGTCGGCCTCCGCCGAAAAGACGCCTTCATCGACGGCAAAGCCTCCCTCGCCGCGCCCATCGGCGGAACGCCCCTCCGTCTGGGCGGCGCGGTGTCGGGCGGTGCGCAGCCCGGCGTCAGCCGCCTCGACATCGGGCCGGAAGCCAGCCTCCCCCTGCCGCTGCCCGGCATTCCCACACGCCTGTCGTTCGAATGGCGGCAGCGGATCGCGGGCGACGCACGGCCTCGCTCGGGCCTTGCGCTAACGCTCGGGGCGGATTTTTGATCGCCGCCCCGGTCTCCGCGCTTTATCCCGCCGCCTTTTGCCGTTAACGCGGGAGGCAGCATGGATCTTTACCTGCCCATCGCCAACCTGTCGGTGAACGCGCTCGTCATCATCGGGCTGGGCGGGGTGGTGGGTCTTCTGTCCGGCATGTTCGGCGTGGGCGGCGGATTCCTGACGACTCCGCTGCTGATCTTCTACGGCATCCCCCCCACGGTTGCCGCCGCCTCCGCCGCCTCTCAGGTGACGGGCGCGAGCGTGTCGGGCGTCGTCACGCACATGTCGCGCGGCACGGTCGATTTCCGCATGGGCTGGGTGCTGATCGCGGGCGGCGTGATCGGCGCGGGGATCGGCGTCCTCCTCTTCCGCCTGCTCCAGCAACTGGGTCAGATCGACACGGTGATCGGCATCCTCTACGTCGTCATGCTCGGCGGGATCGGCGGCCTGATGGCCAAGGAATCGCTTCAGGCGCTCTACTTCCTCAAGACCGGCAAACGCCCGCCCGCCCGCAAGCGCCGCCATCATCCGCTCGTCGCCGCACTCCCGATGCGCTGGCGATTCTACGGCTCGGGCCTCTATATCTCGCCGCTCGCGCCGCTGCTGCTGGGCATGGCGACGGGCGTTCTGACGATGCTGCTGGGCGTGGGCGGCGGCTTCATCCTCGTGCCCGCCATGCTCTATCTGCTGGGTATGACGACGCAGTCGGTGGTCGGCACATCGCTGTTCCAGATCCTGTTCGTCACCATGGCGACGACCATGATGCACGCGATGACGACCAAGGCGGTGGACCTCGTCCTCGCCATGCTGCTCCTGATCGGCAGCGTCACCGGCGCGCAGGTGGGCACGCGCCTGTCTATGTCGATCCGCCCGGAATATCTGCGCATCCTGCTCGCCGCCATCGTGCTGCTGGTCGCGTTCCGGATGGCGCTGGGGCTGGGCTGGCGGCCCGACGAAATCTACACGATCGAACTGCGCTGATGCGCCGCGCGCTCGCCCTTTCGCCGGTCGCGCTGCTGATCGCCGCCGCGCCCGCGCCGCAACTCGTGCCCGACGTGTCGCAGCGCGACGTGGTGATCCAGTACAGCTTCACCGGCGCGGACCTGCTGCTGTTCGGCGCCATCGTCTACCCCGACGGGCGCAAGCCGGAAAAGCCCGCCGACATCGTCGTGGTGCTGAAAGGCCCGGAACAGTCGATAGTCATGCGCGAAAAGCAGAAGGTGGCGGGCATCTGGGTCAATGCCGACACCGCCCGCTTCCGCTCCGCGCCCAGCTTCTATGCCATGGCATCTTCCCGCCCCATCGACCGGATCGTCGACGATCGCACCGCCGCCATCTACGAGCTTGGCCTCGACAAGCTGCAGCTTTCTCCCTCATCGCTCAACAACACCGCCGAACTCGACCGCTTTCAGGCGGGCCTCGTCGACCTGCGCGCGCGGGCGGGACTGTTCGTCGAGCGGCCCGGCACGGTCGAGATCACGGACGGCGTCCTCTACCGCGCCCGCCTGCCGCTGTCGGCGCGCGTGATCGTGGGCGACTATACCGCCGAAACCTTCCTCGTGCAGGACGGCCGGGTCGTCGCGGGCGCGGTGCGCGACATCGTGGTGCGCAAATCCGGCTTCGAACAGTTCATGGCGACCGCCGCGCAGCGCTGGTCCTTCCTCTACGGCCTCGCCGCCATCGCGCTTGCGGTGGGCATGGGCTGGGCCGCAGGAGCCATCGCCCGGCGCGTCTAGGCTGTGATGATCACCAGCCGGCACGTTTGATGGGTTGGAACGGTCGATCACCGGGGCAGTCGGTGATCGTTTCTCTCGATTGATCCATATAAGAAAACCAATTTCCAACTACGGCGCCTGCCCCCTACATCACGCATCGCAACATCAACCCCTGTTCAAGGAACCGGATCGTCCATGGCTCTCATCAACACTCCCCTTCAGCCCTTCAAGGCCACCGCTTACAAGGAAGGCAAGTTCGTCGACATCACCGACGCCGACGTGAAGGGCAAGTGGGCCGTCTTCTTCTTCTACCCGGCCGACTTCACCTTCGTCTGCCCAACCGAACTGGAAGACCTTGCCGACATCTATCCGACGCTCCAGAATCTGGGCGTGGAAGTCTATTCGGTGTCGACCGACACGCATTTCAGCCACAAGGCGTGGCACGACACCTCGCCCGCCATCGGCAAGATCAACTATTATATGGTTGGCGATCAGAACCACGACATTTCCAACCAGTTCGGCGTTCTGCGTCCGGGCGTAGGCCTTGCCGACCGCGGCACCTTCGTGCTCGATCCGGAAGGCAACATCCAGCTCGTGGAAATCACGCCGGAAGGTGTGGGCCGCAACGCCGCTGAGCTGCTGCGCAAGATCAAGGCGCTGCAATATTGGGTCAGCCACCCCGGCGAAGTGTGCCCGGCCAAGTGGGAAGAAGGCGCGGAAACCCTTGCTCCCTCGCTCGACCTTGTCGGCAAGATCTGACGATTGACAGGGCACCCGCCGGGCAGCGTCCGGCGGGCGTTCACGACCAGTTACCCAATTTCGCATCTGCCGGTCTTCGGGTCGCACCGTCCGGCAGCGGCAGGCCGCGCCCCGCGAAGCGGGCGGCAGCAACGGAGCTACGATCATGTTGGACGCAAATCTCAAGGGCCAGCTCAAGGCCTATATGGCGAACATCACGCAGCCCATCGAGCTGGTGGCGTCGCTGGACGATGGCGCGAAATCGCGCGAACTCAAGGAATTGCTGGGCGAGATTGCCGAACTGTCGGACAAGGTGAGCATCACCGCCGGCACGGCGAGCCGAATTCCGAGCTTCATGATCCGCCGCGCGGGCACGGACATCGGCGTGACCTTCGCGGGCCTGCCGATGGGGCATGAATTCACCAGCCTCGTGCTCGCGCTGCTTCAGGTCGGCGGCCATCCGTCGAAGGCGGCGCAGGATCTGATCCAGCAGATTAGAGACCTCGACGGCGATTATGCCTTCGAAACCTATTTCTCGCTGTCCTGCCAGAACTGCCCTGACGTGGTGCAGGCGCTGAACCTCATGAGCGTGCTCAATCCGCGCATCAGCCATGTCGCCATCGACGGCGCTCTCTTCAAGGAAGAGGTGGATGCGCGCAAGATCATGGCCGTCCCGACCGTCTATCTGAACGGCGAACCCTTCGCCTCGGGCCGGATGGAGCTGGAACAGATCGTCGCGAAGATCGACAGCGGCGCGGCAGCCCGCGCGGCCGAAAAGATCAAGGCGCAGGAGCCGTTCGAGGTGCTGGTGATCGGCGGCGGCCCTGCGGGCGCTGCGGCGGCGATCTACGCCGCGCGCAAGGGCATCCGCACCGGCGTCGCGGCTGAGCGCTTCGGCGGGCAGGTGCTCGACACGATGGACATCGAGAATTTCATCTCGGTCAGCCGCACCGAAGGCCCGAAGCTCGCCACCGCGCTGGAGCAGCATGTCCGCGACTATGATGTCGAGATCATGAACCTGCAAAAAGCGGCCAAGCTGATCCCGGCGAAGGCGCAGGGCGGCTATCACGAAGTCGTGCTGGAAAATGGCGCATCGCTCAAGGGCCGGACGCTCATCCTGTCGACCGGCGCGCGCTGGCGTCAGATGGGCGTGCCGGGCGAGGACGAATATCGCAACAAGGGCGTGGCCTATTGCCCGCACTGCGATGGTCCCTTGTTCAAGGGCAAGCGCGTCGCGGTGATCGGCGGCGGCAACAGCGGTGTGGAAGCCGCGATCGACCTTGCCGGGATCGTCGCACATGTGACGCTGATCGAATTTGACAGCCAGTTGCGCGCCGACGCCGTGCTTCAGCGCAAGCTCGCCAGCCTGCCCAATGTGAAGATCATTACATCGGCGCTGACCACGAAGGTCGAGGGCAATGGCGAGAAGGTGACGGGCCTCAGCTACAAGGACCGGAACCACGGCACGGAGCATGATGTCGAGCTGGAGGGGATCTTCGTCCAGATCGGCCTTGTCCCCAATACCGAATGGCTGAAGGACGCGATTGCCCTGTCCCCTCGCGGCGAGATCGAGATCGACGCGCGTGGCGAAACCAGTCAGCCCGGCATCTTCGCTGCGGGCGACTGCACGACCGTGCCCTACAAACAGATCGTGATCGCCATGGGCGCGGGATCGACGGCGGCCTTGTCCGCCTTCGACTATCTCATCCGCCTTCCCGCCACGGCAGAACAGGCCGAGGCGGCTTGAACGAATGAGGGCGGCTGTCGAAAGATAGCCGCCCATGCATCTTTCAGGCGGCAAAATCGAGCGTCAAACGAGATTTTTCTGATAACGCCTCGCAATTGTAGTTGCTTTGATTACGAACCATTCGCATTAGCGCTTCCACGAATCGTCAGGGAGCACAGATGCACATGAACCCGAAGTCCGACCGTTCGCCCCGGCTCGCGCCCACATTCCTTGCGCTGAGCTGCGTCGGCCTCCTCTCCTCGCCCGCTGCGGCGCTGGCGCAGGATCAGGGCGCGGCAGGGCAGGGACAGCGCCTTGGCTCGATGACCGTCACCGATACGGCGATCGACGAGGAAGGCTATAAGGTCGACGCCCCCTCCTCTCCCAAATATACCGCCCCGCTGCTCGACACGCCCAAGAGCGTCAGCATCATCCCCGCCCAATTGATCCGCGATACCGCCTCGGCGTCGCTCACCGAAGCGCTGCGCACCGTGCCCGGCATCACGCTGGGCGCAGGCGAAGGCGGCAATCCGCTGGGCGACCGCCCCTTCATCCGTGGCTTCGATAGTCAGGCCAGCACCTATCTCGACGGCGTGCGCGACGTTGGCGCGCAGAGCCGCGAGATTTTCGCGGTCGAACAGATCGAGGTCGTCAAAGGCTCCGACAGCAGTATGGGCGGGCGTGGCAATGCGGGCGGATCGCTCAA is part of the Sphingobium amiense genome and encodes:
- a CDS encoding TIGR02186 family protein, giving the protein MMRRALALSPVALLIAAAPAPQLVPDVSQRDVVIQYSFTGADLLLFGAIVYPDGRKPEKPADIVVVLKGPEQSIVMREKQKVAGIWVNADTARFRSAPSFYAMASSRPIDRIVDDRTAAIYELGLDKLQLSPSSLNNTAELDRFQAGLVDLRARAGLFVERPGTVEITDGVLYRARLPLSARVIVGDYTAETFLVQDGRVVAGAVRDIVVRKSGFEQFMATAAQRWSFLYGLAAIALAVGMGWAAGAIARRV
- the ahpF gene encoding alkyl hydroperoxide reductase subunit F; this encodes MLDANLKGQLKAYMANITQPIELVASLDDGAKSRELKELLGEIAELSDKVSITAGTASRIPSFMIRRAGTDIGVTFAGLPMGHEFTSLVLALLQVGGHPSKAAQDLIQQIRDLDGDYAFETYFSLSCQNCPDVVQALNLMSVLNPRISHVAIDGALFKEEVDARKIMAVPTVYLNGEPFASGRMELEQIVAKIDSGAAARAAEKIKAQEPFEVLVIGGGPAGAAAAIYAARKGIRTGVAAERFGGQVLDTMDIENFISVSRTEGPKLATALEQHVRDYDVEIMNLQKAAKLIPAKAQGGYHEVVLENGASLKGRTLILSTGARWRQMGVPGEDEYRNKGVAYCPHCDGPLFKGKRVAVIGGGNSGVEAAIDLAGIVAHVTLIEFDSQLRADAVLQRKLASLPNVKIITSALTTKVEGNGEKVTGLSYKDRNHGTEHDVELEGIFVQIGLVPNTEWLKDAIALSPRGEIEIDARGETSQPGIFAAGDCTTVPYKQIVIAMGAGSTAALSAFDYLIRLPATAEQAEAA
- the ahpC gene encoding alkyl hydroperoxide reductase subunit C, coding for MALINTPLQPFKATAYKEGKFVDITDADVKGKWAVFFFYPADFTFVCPTELEDLADIYPTLQNLGVEVYSVSTDTHFSHKAWHDTSPAIGKINYYMVGDQNHDISNQFGVLRPGVGLADRGTFVLDPEGNIQLVEITPEGVGRNAAELLRKIKALQYWVSHPGEVCPAKWEEGAETLAPSLDLVGKI
- a CDS encoding sulfite exporter TauE/SafE family protein, which translates into the protein MDLYLPIANLSVNALVIIGLGGVVGLLSGMFGVGGGFLTTPLLIFYGIPPTVAAASAASQVTGASVSGVVTHMSRGTVDFRMGWVLIAGGVIGAGIGVLLFRLLQQLGQIDTVIGILYVVMLGGIGGLMAKESLQALYFLKTGKRPPARKRRHHPLVAALPMRWRFYGSGLYISPLAPLLLGMATGVLTMLLGVGGGFILVPAMLYLLGMTTQSVVGTSLFQILFVTMATTMMHAMTTKAVDLVLAMLLLIGSVTGAQVGTRLSMSIRPEYLRILLAAIVLLVAFRMALGLGWRPDEIYTIELR